From Oscillospiraceae bacterium, the proteins below share one genomic window:
- the uvrB gene encoding excinuclease ABC subunit UvrB has product MKDKFILKSDYKPTGDQPQAIDQLVNGVLAGKREQCLLGVTGSGKTFTMANVIAAVNRPTLVLAHNKILAAQLCSEFREFFPDNAVEFFVSYYDYYQPESYIPSTDTYIEKDLDINTEIEKLRHSATTSLFERRDVIVVSSVSCIYGLGDPQFYGEMVISLRPDMQMKRDELIKHLVANHYERNDIAFERNKFRVRGDVVDIFPAASGETGIRVEFFGDTIERLTEFQAVTGQRISTLTHAAIYPASHYLISPDDLEDSLAKIEAEMIERKKWFTDNGKLIEAQRIEQRTRYDMEMLREVGYVKGSENYSPIFEGRKPGEPPFTLFDYFPKDFLFFADESHMSLPQVRGMYAGDRARKTNLIDFGFRLPSAYDHRPLTFDEFYGKLNQAVYVSATPGPFEREKCPEVVEQIIRPTGLLDPNIEVRPTEGQIDDLIAQIHKTAEKGERTLVLTMTKKMAEDLTAYLTRMDIRVKYLHFEIDTIERMELIRDFRLGEFDVLVGINLMREGLDIPELSLVAILDADKEGFLRAETSLIQIIGRAARNTEGKVIMYADNVTRSMEAAINETYRRRGIQNKFNEDNGITPQTIKKGVRSILEISSTEQAYKQAADKLTERERRKAVDDLTAQMKQAAKLLDFEYAALLRDKIIELQKQGEAEATINKK; this is encoded by the coding sequence ATGAAAGATAAATTCATCCTCAAATCCGATTATAAGCCCACCGGCGACCAGCCGCAGGCCATCGACCAACTTGTCAACGGGGTGCTTGCGGGCAAAAGGGAACAGTGTCTGCTCGGCGTGACCGGAAGCGGCAAGACCTTCACAATGGCAAACGTCATCGCGGCGGTCAACCGCCCCACGCTGGTGCTGGCGCATAATAAAATTTTAGCCGCGCAGCTTTGCTCGGAGTTTCGGGAGTTCTTCCCCGATAATGCGGTCGAGTTCTTTGTCTCTTACTACGATTACTATCAGCCCGAGTCCTATATCCCGTCAACCGATACTTACATCGAAAAAGATTTGGATATCAACACCGAGATTGAAAAGCTGCGCCACAGCGCGACGACTTCGCTGTTTGAGCGCCGCGACGTCATTGTGGTCTCGAGCGTTTCGTGCATCTACGGTTTAGGCGATCCTCAATTTTACGGCGAAATGGTCATTTCGCTGCGCCCGGATATGCAAATGAAACGCGACGAGCTGATCAAACATCTGGTAGCCAATCATTACGAGCGCAACGATATCGCTTTCGAGCGCAACAAGTTCCGGGTGCGCGGCGACGTAGTTGACATCTTTCCGGCGGCTTCGGGTGAGACCGGTATCCGCGTCGAATTTTTCGGCGACACGATTGAGCGGCTGACCGAGTTTCAGGCTGTGACCGGACAGCGCATTTCCACGCTGACGCACGCGGCGATTTACCCTGCGTCCCACTATCTGATATCGCCGGACGACCTTGAAGATTCGCTCGCAAAAATCGAAGCCGAGATGATCGAGCGTAAAAAATGGTTCACCGACAACGGCAAGCTGATTGAGGCCCAGCGCATCGAACAGCGGACCCGCTACGATATGGAGATGCTGCGCGAGGTCGGCTACGTCAAGGGCAGCGAGAACTATTCGCCGATTTTTGAAGGCCGAAAACCCGGCGAGCCGCCGTTTACGCTGTTTGATTACTTCCCGAAGGACTTTTTGTTCTTCGCCGACGAATCGCATATGTCGCTTCCTCAGGTGCGCGGCATGTACGCAGGCGACCGCGCACGCAAGACCAACCTGATCGATTTCGGCTTCCGGCTGCCGTCCGCTTACGACCACCGGCCTCTGACTTTCGATGAATTTTACGGCAAACTCAATCAGGCGGTCTATGTCAGCGCGACGCCGGGCCCGTTTGAACGCGAAAAATGCCCGGAAGTCGTCGAGCAGATCATCCGCCCGACCGGACTGCTCGACCCGAATATCGAAGTGAGACCGACCGAAGGCCAGATCGACGATCTGATCGCCCAGATTCACAAGACCGCCGAAAAGGGCGAGCGCACGCTGGTACTGACGATGACCAAGAAGATGGCGGAGGATTTGACCGCCTATCTGACCCGAATGGACATCCGCGTCAAATATCTGCATTTTGAGATTGACACGATTGAGCGCATGGAGCTCATCCGCGATTTCCGACTCGGCGAATTCGACGTACTGGTCGGCATCAATCTGATGCGCGAGGGCCTGGACATCCCCGAATTGTCGCTCGTTGCCATTCTCGACGCCGACAAAGAGGGCTTTTTACGCGCCGAGACGTCGTTAATCCAGATCATCGGACGCGCCGCCAGAAACACAGAGGGTAAAGTCATCATGTACGCGGACAACGTCACCCGTTCAATGGAGGCCGCGATCAACGAGACCTACCGCCGCAGAGGCATCCAAAACAAATTCAACGAGGACAACGGCATTACCCCGCAGACCATCAAAAAGGGCGTCCGCAGCATCCTCGAGATCAGCAGCACCGAGCAGGCCTACAAGCAGGCGGCGGACAAGCTGACCGAAAGGGAGCGCCGGAAGGCCGTCGACGACCTGACCGCCCAGATGAAACAAGCCGCCAAGCTCCTTGATTTCGAATATGCCGCATTGCTGCGCGATAAGATTATCGAACTGCAAAAGCAAGGTGAAGCTGAAGCGACAATCAATAAAAAGTAA
- a CDS encoding JAB domain-containing protein yields the protein MNLLTGTKADFLRRLLMMTSTDEKVFDNLCGAFGLFSSIFEASPEKLMRIEGMTEDCVALITLLPSLVRRALIKRHPLPKNIADPKLGEHLSARYFALSDEILTVIFADKNGKILDLREYGDVRSGNVGTRISSIADTAVAVGAKQLIWTHNHPGGFAIPSADDNTALSMILKACRDLGITVYDHIIIADDDYISLKESQNER from the coding sequence ATGAATCTTCTGACCGGGACAAAAGCCGATTTTTTACGCCGATTGCTCATGATGACTTCAACGGACGAAAAAGTGTTCGATAACTTATGCGGGGCATTCGGTTTGTTTTCCTCGATTTTCGAGGCGTCGCCCGAAAAACTAATGCGTATCGAAGGTATGACCGAGGACTGCGTCGCGCTGATCACGCTTCTGCCGTCCCTTGTGCGGAGAGCGCTCATCAAACGTCATCCGCTGCCGAAAAACATCGCTGACCCGAAGCTCGGAGAACATCTCTCCGCCCGTTATTTTGCCCTGTCCGATGAAATTCTGACCGTGATTTTCGCTGATAAGAACGGTAAAATTCTTGATCTGCGCGAATACGGAGATGTCCGGAGCGGCAATGTCGGTACTCGGATTTCATCCATCGCCGACACAGCCGTGGCCGTCGGCGCAAAGCAATTGATCTGGACCCACAACCATCCCGGCGGTTTCGCGATTCCCTCAGCTGACGACAACACGGCATTATCAATGATTTTAAAAGCCTGCCGCGACCTCGGCATCACGGTCTACGACCACATCATCATTGCCGATGACGATTATATTTCCTTGAAAGAGAGTCAAAATGAAAGATAA
- a CDS encoding JAB domain-containing protein yields MPDAVKSPHSAVTHGGHRKRLRDRFLRQGAHGLYDHELLELLLFYAYKRVDVNPAAHKLIKEAGGLDKLILDAGERVGKTGELLSLCSAFTQMYYEDKCDCIRGMRNFNSPSLVTQYAPAVCTEPDLLRVMCLDAKMSLKNLVTLKNNFEDAAACFHDVFLAASTCAAAHVIILLCHGDGNPSFTRPEISVIGDLRTRFSHTAVRLADVVLCCDGRAIAASRYPLLSKEDA; encoded by the coding sequence TTGCCGGATGCTGTAAAATCCCCTCACAGCGCCGTGACACACGGCGGACACCGTAAACGCCTGCGTGACCGGTTTTTACGACAGGGCGCGCACGGACTTTACGACCACGAACTGCTCGAACTCCTGCTGTTTTATGCATATAAGCGCGTCGATGTCAACCCTGCGGCGCACAAGTTGATCAAAGAGGCGGGCGGGCTTGACAAACTGATCCTTGACGCCGGAGAAAGAGTCGGCAAAACCGGAGAGCTGTTGTCGCTCTGTTCAGCGTTTACTCAGATGTATTATGAAGACAAATGCGACTGCATTCGCGGTATGCGCAACTTCAACAGTCCGTCGCTGGTGACGCAATACGCGCCCGCCGTCTGCACCGAGCCCGATCTGCTGAGGGTCATGTGCCTCGACGCCAAGATGTCCTTAAAAAACCTCGTGACCTTGAAAAACAACTTTGAGGATGCTGCCGCGTGTTTTCACGACGTCTTTTTGGCGGCGAGCACCTGCGCGGCGGCACATGTGATCATTTTATTATGCCACGGAGACGGCAATCCCTCTTTCACGCGCCCGGAGATTTCGGTAATCGGCGACTTGCGCACGCGGTTTTCGCACACCGCAGTCCGGCTTGCCGATGTGGTTTTATGCTGCGACGGCAGGGCGATTGCCGCTTCCCGGTACCCGCTTTTGTCGAAGGAGGACGCCTGA
- a CDS encoding methyltransferase, giving the protein MSHYFIEDKNLKHKLATVEYYFKECKFMFTTDAGMFSKDDVDSATEILLNAIPPLSGSLLDLGCGYGVIGIVLAKACGLKLTQADVNGAAVELTVKNAKANGVVTQAVKSDCFENISGTFDTITLNPPIHAGKAVTYRMYEESIAHLNPGGKFYIVTLKKHGAESTEVKLKSVYGNCETIYKKKGVFVFCCVK; this is encoded by the coding sequence ATGAGTCATTATTTTATCGAAGATAAAAACTTAAAACACAAACTTGCAACGGTGGAATATTATTTCAAAGAATGTAAGTTCATGTTTACGACCGACGCAGGGATGTTTTCAAAAGATGATGTCGACTCCGCAACCGAAATTCTTTTGAACGCAATTCCGCCGCTCTCGGGCTCTCTGCTTGACCTGGGCTGCGGATACGGGGTCATCGGAATTGTGCTTGCCAAGGCCTGCGGGTTAAAACTGACCCAAGCCGACGTAAACGGCGCTGCGGTCGAACTCACCGTCAAAAACGCGAAAGCAAACGGCGTCGTCACACAAGCCGTCAAATCGGATTGTTTTGAGAATATCTCCGGCACTTTTGATACGATCACATTGAATCCGCCGATCCACGCGGGAAAAGCCGTCACCTACCGCATGTATGAGGAATCGATTGCCCATCTGAATCCCGGCGGGAAGTTTTATATCGTCACCTTAAAAAAGCACGGCGCTGAGAGCACGGAGGTTAAGTTGAAAAGTGTCTATGGCAATTGCGAGACGATTTACAAGAAAAAGGGCGTTTTTGTGTTTTGCTGCGTGAAGTGA